The Salvia splendens isolate huo1 chromosome 21, SspV2, whole genome shotgun sequence genome includes a window with the following:
- the LOC121784463 gene encoding F-box/FBD/LRR-repeat protein At3g51530-like — translation MEGERDRMSQLPDDILLLILGKMDTFEAAKTTILSNRWKNLWRLVPNLRFHLSCIGHHVCDLEDLAIRFSHLVSRCLSHCDSAAAVHDFHLSLDVPRYSLVDDEFLDEIVEECVLYAINHDVQSISVHTNRSLTLPVSCKTLRELDLRQSYVYVPGRLSLPNLKTLYLETELCFHGKDNKMEPFSGLPELEKLTLIGSFIYGLVIKAPKLRVLEITTHSVVKEIYTPLLTSFRYESDRAWECATVNLPMLEQVYLDIHETRPWYNYRHRIHFVRMLHQFESATTVSLTLDTLRVPFSLFLLIQMYVYMHYIVMVV, via the coding sequence atggagggagagagagatcgGATGAGCCAACTCCCTGATGATATTCTTCTACTCATCCTGGGTAAAATGGATACATTTGAAGCCGCTAAAACCACGATTCTCTCCAATAGATGGAAAAACCTATGGCGTCTCGTCCCCAACCTCCGCTTCCACTTGAGCTGCATCGGCCACCACGTCTGCGACTTAGAAGATTTAGCTATCCGCTTCTCTCACTTGGTCTCCCGCTGCCTCTCTCACTGTGACTCCGCAGCCGCTGTCCACGACTTTCACCTCTCACTCGACGTCCCTAGATACAGTCTAGTCGACGACGAATTCTTGGACGAAATTGTGGAGGAATGCGTGCTCTACGCCATCAATCACGACGTTCAATCCATCAGCGTCCATACCAATCGCTCACTAACGCTTCCTGTATCCTGCAAGACGCTGCGGGAGCTCGACCTCCGGCAGTCGTATGTTTACGTACCCGGGCGCTTATCTTTACCAAATTTGAAAACCCTTTATCTTGAAACTGAATTGTGCTTCCACGGTAAAGACAACAAAATGGAGCCTTTTTCCGGCCTTCCCGAGCTGGAGAAGCTTACTCTCATCGGTTCTTTTATTTATGGCCTTGTTATAAAGGCACCAAAGCTTAGAGTTCTTGAAATCACCACTCATTCCGTAGTGAAAGAGATTTACACTCCCTTGCTCACCTCTTTTAGATACGAGTCTGATAGGGCTTGGGAGTGTGCAACCGTGAATCTCCCCATGTTGGAGCAAGTCTATTTAGACATTCATGAGACTAGACCCTGGTACAATTATCGGCATCGCATTCATTTTGTTAGGATGCTTCACCAATTTGAAAGTGCCACCACAGTTTCATTGACTTTGGACACTCTCAGGGtacctttctctctctttctcctcatacaaatgtatgtatatatgcacTATATTGTAATGGTTGTTTGA
- the LOC121784554 gene encoding uncharacterized protein LOC121784554, whose amino-acid sequence MASPTREEIANYDLEKQVQEMQEELEKLKIVKEEAEANMKSKEEELDRLYNKIKDESNAKVEEAKSNAMVEEAKSNNAKVKEVKKTDGDSKDGIVVGRRSKRERKVPNHLKDFKLG is encoded by the exons ATGGCAAGCCCCACCCGAGAAGAGATCGCGAACTATGATTTGGAGAAACAGGTGCAAGAAATGCAGGAGGAGCTCGAGAAGCTCAAGATCGTAAAGGAGGAAGCCGAGGCGAATATGAAGAGCAAAGAGGAGGAGCTCGATAGACTGTACAACAAGATCAAAGACGAGTCTAATGCAAAG GTCGAGGAAGCCAAATCTAATGCAATG GTGGAGGAAGCTAAATCTAATAATGCAAAG GTGAAGGAAGTTAAGAAGACAGATGGTGATTCGAAAGATGGAATTGTTGTGGGACGAAGATCGAAGAGAGAGCGGAAAGTACCAAATCATTTGAAAGATTTCAAACTTGGCTGA
- the LOC121783588 gene encoding COP1-interactive protein 1-like, which produces MPRQRWRKSFKSFIDPTSNDQLKGVKTEIDGNVQKIFNFLNDKVGDERKEEVADLIKDFQKQYDSLYARYDHLTGVLRDKFRRRKRGKDSSSPSSDSSDSDDSPAERNGEIEVDVEESSSAVDEKEALHQECQSAVERLNADVSSLREENAQLQFRNSEMEKMLKEKESEISDLRKVFEESESESSARIVALTADVNDLREQLGHLSDQKSESDRVIEKQREEISEILVQIEKLKEELSLAENRNTELGHKIVEHEREMEEQRDEVLRLREENKQLEVRFRDCHEKLILSEKKTEEISDQFRESMAAKNQDIDQLEETIEDLKSELEIKEDELSSLLENMRATEVKQRLSDQKLRITEQVLSEQEETQQNRVEKLMEEQKLLEERIASLSGLVSIYNEARLNLFAEISEKTNETLNGIDTFCVKFEEDYSHLESRVFEIGNELKAVLNLIIGSNAEKDEMKKEIGSLVQQVQVLTERVKEVEMILLDNEEERKRLTEMARQHEEKAKEMKTMIEERDEKVGELERKMNEKDSGMLRLSEEKREAIRQLCIWIDFHHDRYADLKDMILKKRGGTRQIAA; this is translated from the exons ATGCCGAGGCAGCGCTGGCGCAAGTCGTTTAAATCCTTTATCGATCCCACTAGCAACGATCAGCTCAAAGGAGTCAAAACAG AAATTGATGGAAATGTGCAGAAAATCTTCAATTTTCTGAATGACAAAGTTGGTGATGAAAGGAAGGAGGAGGTGGCAGATTTGATTAAGGATTTCCAGAAGCAGTACGACTCGCTTTACGCTCGTTATGATCATCTAACTGGAGTGTTGAGGGATAAGTTTCGTCGTAGAAAGAGGGGGAAAGACAGCTCCTCGCCGAGTTCGGATTCGTCGGATTCCGATGATTCGCCAGCGGAAAGAAACGGCGAAATCGAAGTCGATGTGGAGGAGAGCTCATCCGCCGTGGATGAGAAGGAAGCGTTGCATCAGGAGTGTCAGAGCGCCGTGGAGAGGTTAAACGCCGATGTTTCCTCGCTGCGAGAAGAAAATGCGCAGTTGCAATTTAGGAATTCTGAGATGGAGAAAATGTTGAAGGAGAAGGAGAGTGAGATTTCCGATTTGCGGAAGGTGTTTGAGGAAAGTGAGAGTGAATCATCTGCGCGGATTGTGGCATTGACTGCAGATGTGAACGATCTCCGAGAGCAATTAGGGCATCTGAGTGATCAGAAAAGTGAATCAGATAGGGTTATTGAGAAACAGCGTGAAGAAATTTCGGAGATCTTAGTTCAGATTGAGAAATTGAAAGAGGAATTATCTCTGGCTGAGAATCGGAACACTGAATTAGGGCATAAGATTGTGGAGCATGAGAGAGAAATGGAAGAACAGAGAGATGAAGTCCTGAGATTGAGAGAGGAAAACAAGCAATTGGAAGTCCGGTTTAGGGATTGCCATGAGAAACTCATCTTATCAGAGAAGAAAACAGAGGAGATCTCTGATCAGTTCCGTGAAAGCATGGCTGCGAAGAATCAGGACATCGATCAGCTCGAAGAAACCATAGAAGACCTGAAATCTGAGCTAGAGATCAAGGAGGATGAGCTTAGTTCTCTGTTAGAGAATATGAGAGCTACTGAGGTTAAGCAGCGGCTGTCGGATCAGAAGCTCCGGATCACGGAGCAGGTGTTGAGCGAGCAGGAAGAGACCCAGCAGAATAGAGTTGAGAAGTTGATGGAAGAGCAGAAGTTGCTCGAAGAGAGGATTGCTTCATTATCCGGGCTAGTTTCTATCTACAACGAAGCTCGACTGAATTTGTTTGCAGAAATCTCTGAGAAGACGAATGAGACCTTGAATGGGATTGACACATTCTGTGTGAAGTTTGAGGAGGACTACAGCCACTTGGAGTCGCGGGTTTTTGAAATCGGGAATGAGCTCAAAGCTGTGCTGAACTTGATTATTGGGAGCAATGCTGAAAAGGATgagatgaagaaggagattgggAGTTTAGTTCAGCAAGTGCAGGTGTTGACGGAGAGAGTTAAGGAGGTGGAGATGATACTGCTGGATAACGAGGAGGAGAGGAAACGCCTAACTGAGATGGCGAGGCAGCACGAGGAGAAGGCGAAGGAGATGAAGACGATGATAGAAGAGAGGGACGAGAAGGTGGGAGAATTGGAGAGGAAGATGAATGAGAAGGATAGTGGTATGTTGAGACTGAGTGAGGAGAAGAGAGAGGCCATAAGACAGTTGTGCATTTGGATCGATTTTCACCATGATCGGTACGCAGATCTCAAAGACATGATCTTGAAGAAGAGGGGTGGAACAAGGCAGATTGCTGCTTGA